In one window of Arthrobacter pascens DNA:
- a CDS encoding MFS transporter has protein sequence MPTDRSTTDSSAGVNNARGTNNMAAPVTPTGLRKPKLLARRRLKESDVNVVNQPMLKKAVGGTIVGNTMEWFDVGVFGYLITTMGPVFLPEADKSVQTLFLLGTFAATFIARPLGGVVFGWLGDKVGRQKVLAATLMIMAASTFAVGLLPGYAQIGIWAAALLVLLKLVQGFSTGGEYAGATTFVSEYAPDKRRGFFASFLDMGSYLGFALGAALVSILQLALGQTAMEDWGWRLPFLVAGPLGLVAIYFRNKIEESPQFQATLDAQEALGQDAAAADVDAAKGPLGIVKAYWRSLIVAMILVAAANTAGYALTSYMPTYLTESKGYDPVHGTLLTIPVLVIMSLCIPLTGKLSDRIGRRPVLWIGAISTVVLATPAFLLIGIGDIWSTLAGLSLIAFPVAFYVANLASALPAQFPTASRYGAMGIAYNFAVAIFGGTTPFIVAALISVTGNDMMPAYYLMGTSLIGAVAIYFLKESAQRPLPGSMPSVDTAAEARELVATQDENPLIDLDEMPFETQDVVETTPADAEGTEDLEDTRVPAPV, from the coding sequence ATGCCCACAGACCGAAGCACGACCGACTCTTCAGCAGGCGTGAACAACGCCCGCGGAACCAACAACATGGCAGCACCCGTCACACCAACAGGCCTGAGGAAACCAAAGCTCCTCGCACGGCGCCGGCTCAAGGAGTCCGACGTCAATGTCGTTAATCAGCCGATGCTGAAAAAAGCCGTCGGCGGCACCATTGTGGGTAACACCATGGAATGGTTCGACGTCGGCGTGTTCGGCTATCTGATCACCACCATGGGACCCGTCTTCCTTCCGGAAGCCGACAAGTCCGTCCAGACGCTGTTCCTGCTGGGAACATTCGCCGCCACTTTCATCGCGCGTCCACTCGGCGGCGTGGTGTTCGGCTGGCTCGGCGACAAGGTCGGCCGGCAGAAGGTTCTCGCCGCAACACTGATGATCATGGCTGCGAGCACATTCGCCGTCGGGCTGCTGCCGGGCTACGCCCAGATCGGCATTTGGGCCGCAGCCCTCCTCGTGCTCCTGAAGCTTGTCCAGGGCTTCTCCACCGGAGGTGAGTATGCCGGCGCCACCACCTTCGTGAGCGAGTACGCGCCGGATAAGCGACGTGGGTTCTTTGCAAGCTTCCTGGATATGGGCAGCTACCTTGGCTTCGCCCTGGGCGCAGCGCTCGTCTCCATCCTGCAGCTGGCCCTCGGCCAGACCGCCATGGAGGATTGGGGCTGGCGCCTTCCCTTCCTTGTCGCGGGTCCCCTGGGCCTCGTCGCCATCTACTTCCGGAACAAGATCGAGGAATCCCCTCAGTTCCAGGCCACTCTCGATGCCCAGGAAGCCCTCGGGCAGGACGCTGCAGCAGCTGACGTGGACGCCGCCAAGGGCCCGCTCGGCATCGTCAAGGCCTACTGGCGCTCGCTGATCGTGGCCATGATCCTCGTGGCAGCGGCCAACACGGCCGGCTACGCATTGACCTCCTACATGCCGACGTACCTTACAGAGTCCAAGGGCTACGATCCCGTCCACGGCACTCTCCTGACAATCCCCGTGCTGGTCATCATGAGCCTCTGCATTCCGTTGACGGGGAAGCTGTCCGACCGCATCGGCCGACGTCCTGTGCTCTGGATCGGCGCCATCAGCACCGTAGTGCTGGCCACCCCGGCGTTCCTGCTCATCGGGATCGGCGACATCTGGTCCACCCTCGCCGGCCTCTCGCTGATCGCCTTCCCGGTGGCGTTCTATGTCGCGAATCTCGCTTCCGCATTGCCGGCACAGTTCCCCACGGCAAGCCGCTACGGAGCCATGGGCATTGCCTATAACTTCGCCGTGGCCATTTTCGGAGGCACTACGCCGTTCATCGTGGCCGCGCTCATCTCCGTAACCGGCAATGACATGATGCCCGCCTACTATCTGATGGGCACGTCCCTTATCGGCGCCGTCGCGATCTACTTCCTCAAGGAATCGGCCCAGCGTCCGCTGCCGGGCTCCATGCCGAGCGTGGACACCGCGGCCGAGGCTCGCGAACTGGTGGCCACTCAGGACGAGAACCCGCTGATCGACCTGGACGAGATGCCGTTCGAAACCCAGGACGTTGTCGAAACCACCCCGGCGGACGCGGAAGGCACTGAAGACCTGGAAGACACCAGGGTTCCGGCGCCGGTTTAG
- a CDS encoding SDR family NAD(P)-dependent oxidoreductase encodes MTASDSKTTALITGATAGLGAEFARQLGEQGHHLVLVARDSGRLAAKAHELENNYSIDVEVIAADLTDDAGVAAVVERLSDEARPVEILVNNAGFGLLRSFEENDIEDEKAHLKLLVETPMVLSHAALKGMLRRRSGKIVNVASVAAFLPRGTYSAAKGWLVAFSRWANLAYSPQGVTVTAVCPGLTHTEFHDRMEMDKSVAPQWMWLKPDRVVREALAASGHGRAVWIPSKRYRFIVAAAQVLPARLTTGPPRRSK; translated from the coding sequence ATGACTGCATCAGACAGCAAAACCACGGCGCTGATCACCGGAGCTACAGCGGGACTTGGCGCCGAGTTCGCCCGTCAGCTGGGGGAACAGGGCCACCACCTGGTGCTTGTGGCGCGGGACAGCGGGCGGCTGGCGGCCAAAGCGCATGAACTTGAAAACAACTACAGCATCGACGTTGAGGTGATTGCCGCAGACTTGACTGACGACGCCGGCGTTGCTGCCGTCGTCGAACGCCTTTCCGATGAGGCGCGTCCGGTGGAGATCCTGGTGAACAACGCGGGGTTCGGGCTGCTGCGGTCCTTTGAAGAAAATGACATCGAGGATGAAAAGGCGCACCTGAAACTACTCGTGGAAACTCCCATGGTGCTGAGCCATGCTGCGCTGAAGGGAATGCTGCGCCGCCGTTCCGGGAAAATCGTTAATGTGGCCAGCGTGGCCGCGTTCCTGCCGCGGGGAACCTACTCGGCGGCGAAGGGGTGGCTGGTGGCCTTCAGCCGCTGGGCCAACCTGGCATACTCCCCCCAGGGCGTGACAGTCACGGCGGTTTGCCCCGGGCTGACGCACACTGAGTTCCACGACCGCATGGAGATGGACAAATCAGTAGCGCCGCAGTGGATGTGGCTCAAGCCCGACCGCGTGGTCCGTGAGGCGCTGGCCGCGAGCGGGCATGGAAGGGCGGTATGGATTCCGTCCAAGAGGTACAGATTCATCGTGGCTGCGGCGCAGGTGCTGCCGGCCCGGCTAACTACCGGCCCGCCCCGACGGTCCAAGTAG
- a CDS encoding GAF and ANTAR domain-containing protein, with protein MDKSATGSGVRSEAAVASQLQNLVVDSQDVNDFLSELCDYAARAISGSMELPVVCAVTLSRRRRTTTAAWSDPQARLMDEIQQNFGDGPCLHAMHTGTTVLVPDTRKDTLWPEYSEAIAEMGQLSVLAVPLTLDEDAKAALNIFAPIENAFDTDALESAERFAANAQSALRLAVRVATGQQLAADLRAAMESRTAIDLAAGIIMGQNRCSQEEALAILVKASSGRNQKLRVVAEQIVAAISSEGPPVTHFD; from the coding sequence ATGGACAAATCAGCAACCGGCAGCGGAGTTCGATCGGAGGCCGCTGTAGCATCCCAGCTGCAGAACCTTGTCGTCGACAGCCAGGACGTCAACGACTTCCTGAGCGAACTCTGCGACTACGCTGCCCGCGCTATCTCTGGTTCCATGGAGCTTCCTGTTGTCTGCGCGGTCACGCTGAGCCGGCGCCGCAGAACGACCACCGCTGCCTGGAGCGATCCGCAGGCGCGCCTGATGGACGAGATCCAACAGAACTTTGGCGACGGGCCCTGCCTCCACGCCATGCACACCGGCACAACCGTGCTGGTGCCGGACACGCGGAAGGACACCCTCTGGCCGGAATACAGCGAGGCTATTGCAGAAATGGGGCAGCTCAGTGTGCTCGCCGTTCCCCTCACACTCGATGAGGACGCCAAAGCGGCTTTGAACATTTTCGCGCCCATTGAGAATGCGTTCGATACGGACGCCCTTGAGAGCGCTGAACGCTTTGCGGCGAACGCCCAGAGCGCACTCCGCCTGGCGGTGCGTGTGGCCACCGGCCAGCAGCTGGCCGCGGATCTCAGGGCAGCAATGGAATCCCGGACTGCCATCGACCTCGCCGCAGGAATCATCATGGGCCAGAACAGGTGCTCGCAGGAAGAGGCTCTGGCCATTCTGGTCAAGGCTTCCAGCGGCCGGAACCAGAAGCTGCGGGTAGTGGCGGAGCAGATCGTGGCGGCGATCTCGTCAGAGGGCCCTCCAGTTACCCATTTCGACTAG
- a CDS encoding GNAT family N-acetyltransferase — MTENIISAEDRFNPDVSLARNDAQHCYELRVGGKVAVRSYFQDKPGHVDFSHTETAEEFKGQGLGKVLAHFALDDVVASGKRIIPHCPFISGYLRQHEGYEQYVDWPEA, encoded by the coding sequence ATGACTGAGAACATTATTTCCGCAGAAGACAGGTTCAACCCGGACGTCTCACTAGCCAGGAATGATGCCCAGCACTGTTATGAGCTGCGGGTGGGCGGGAAGGTGGCCGTGCGGTCCTACTTCCAGGACAAGCCCGGTCATGTGGATTTCAGCCATACGGAGACCGCTGAGGAATTCAAGGGTCAGGGGCTGGGCAAGGTGCTGGCCCACTTCGCCCTGGATGACGTTGTGGCGTCGGGGAAACGGATCATCCCTCACTGCCCCTTTATTTCCGGCTACCTCCGCCAGCACGAGGGATACGAGCAGTATGTCGACTGGCCCGAGGCGTGA
- a CDS encoding acyltransferase family protein, with amino-acid sequence MSDVEEQGPAPERGPVERDLVIDLVRFFCLALVVVAHCMMVSPVLHEDGTVSTENTLGDQDWFEPVIWIFMIMPLFFVTGGTTGLQSWRRLKSGGGTGVEFAQARLLRLVRPAAALLACMFSGLWAALLLGVDRQVVQLMATGAGMPLWFLAAYLAAQLNIPLLARFHARAPWLTFAALAALVMTVDCLRGTVPLLAYANLVFLWCTVQQLGFLMADGHFSRLSRAALVALVVGANLLLGAVAGLGLYSGNMLVNLNPPNLCLLLLAVSQAAVLQLFRPGLGWVSAVRWVRAIVAVAGRRSMTVYLWHLPLLVAMSGLLLLTDIAKPAAGTAAWWWARPLVLLGVVGLLLPVLALFGRLEERPTASGHTRNRPAIVVVTAAVVVFIPVADAAFNGLTLGLLGGGAACFMLAVLLLGRIPERIPVRPPAPIQRAGGQARGAPGGTVGGSAGGALPAGPTSASVEP; translated from the coding sequence GTGAGTGATGTTGAAGAGCAGGGGCCCGCCCCGGAGCGCGGGCCAGTGGAGCGTGATCTGGTCATCGACCTGGTCCGCTTCTTCTGCCTGGCGCTGGTGGTGGTGGCTCACTGCATGATGGTGAGCCCGGTTTTGCATGAGGACGGCACCGTCAGCACGGAAAATACCCTCGGGGATCAGGACTGGTTTGAGCCTGTGATCTGGATCTTCATGATTATGCCGCTGTTTTTTGTCACCGGCGGCACCACGGGCCTGCAGTCCTGGCGGCGGCTGAAGTCCGGCGGCGGCACCGGCGTTGAGTTCGCCCAGGCCCGGCTCCTGCGGCTGGTCCGCCCGGCCGCGGCGCTGCTGGCCTGCATGTTTTCCGGACTCTGGGCGGCGCTCCTCCTGGGCGTCGACCGCCAGGTGGTGCAGCTCATGGCCACCGGGGCCGGGATGCCGTTGTGGTTCCTGGCGGCCTACCTCGCCGCCCAGCTGAACATTCCGCTGCTGGCGCGGTTCCACGCCCGCGCCCCCTGGCTGACGTTCGCAGCCCTGGCGGCACTGGTGATGACCGTCGATTGCCTGCGCGGTACTGTTCCGCTACTCGCCTATGCGAACCTGGTGTTCCTCTGGTGCACGGTACAGCAGCTGGGCTTCCTTATGGCGGACGGCCATTTTTCCCGGCTTTCCCGCGCTGCCCTCGTGGCGCTGGTAGTCGGGGCGAACCTGCTTTTGGGAGCCGTCGCGGGGCTCGGCCTGTACTCCGGAAACATGCTGGTCAACCTCAACCCGCCCAACCTCTGCCTGCTCCTGCTCGCCGTTTCCCAGGCCGCTGTCCTTCAACTGTTCCGTCCCGGACTCGGCTGGGTTTCCGCGGTGCGCTGGGTCCGAGCCATTGTGGCGGTTGCCGGACGCCGCTCGATGACCGTTTACCTGTGGCATCTTCCCCTGCTGGTGGCAATGTCCGGGCTCCTGCTGCTCACAGACATCGCGAAACCGGCCGCCGGCACTGCCGCCTGGTGGTGGGCGCGTCCCCTGGTCCTGTTGGGCGTGGTTGGCCTGCTGCTTCCCGTCCTCGCCCTGTTCGGACGGCTTGAGGAACGTCCGACGGCGTCCGGACACACCCGCAATCGGCCCGCCATTGTGGTGGTGACGGCCGCCGTCGTCGTCTTCATTCCGGTGGCGGACGCTGCCTTCAACGGCCTTACGCTGGGGCTGCTGGGCGGCGGTGCGGCCTGCTTCATGCTGGCTGTCCTGCTTCTGGGCCGGATACCCGAGCGGATACCGGTTCGGCCGCCGGCACCGATCCAGCGGGCCGGCGGGCAGGCGCGCGGGGCTCCTGGAGGGACAGTGGGAGGCTCCGCGGGCGGGGCATTGCCAGCGGGGCCAACTAGTGCCAGTGTCGAACCATGA
- a CDS encoding DUF1304 domain-containing protein: MILASLLFAFIAAALHVYIFTMESLTWTRPATWKRFGLDSQADAETTRSLAYNQGFYNLFLAIGAFIGVGCVALTSEGSAASIAGWTLIFTCCGSMLLAALVLALSGKKYLRAAATQGATPLLAVVLGILAVAL; the protein is encoded by the coding sequence ATGATCCTGGCCTCCCTTCTTTTTGCCTTCATCGCTGCTGCCCTCCACGTGTACATCTTCACTATGGAGTCGCTGACGTGGACCAGGCCTGCCACCTGGAAGCGCTTCGGGCTGGATTCCCAAGCCGACGCCGAGACCACCAGGTCCTTGGCTTACAACCAAGGTTTCTACAATCTGTTCCTTGCCATTGGGGCGTTCATCGGCGTCGGCTGCGTGGCGTTGACGTCCGAAGGGTCTGCGGCCTCCATAGCGGGCTGGACATTGATCTTCACTTGCTGCGGGTCCATGCTGCTCGCGGCACTGGTGCTGGCCCTGAGCGGTAAGAAGTACCTCAGGGCTGCCGCCACCCAGGGCGCCACGCCGCTGCTCGCCGTCGTACTGGGGATCCTGGCGGTTGCCCTCTAA
- a CDS encoding class II fructose-bisphosphate aldolase, translating to MRTRLDQLVTSALQQGSAVPAFTCYDFTTALAVVAAAEQAGRGVILLVAPKTAATVHGLRLIAALRGLADGASVPVAVQLDHASDVGVMADAVAAGADSVLADGSYLPYEDNIALVREARSLLEAKGYAGIVIEAELGGLAGDEDRAFGADQAGVPAAGLTDASQVEDFVSRTGADLLAVAVGNVHGKYQGEPQLRWDVLQDIAVRTHVPLVLHGASGIPADELVRAAAMNVGKVNFNTELRTGVLSTLQEQLPAHRADGENLQGLLGHWSGSAREFAAATLATLMR from the coding sequence ATGCGCACCCGACTGGACCAGCTGGTCACCTCCGCCCTGCAACAAGGCTCCGCAGTTCCTGCGTTCACCTGCTACGACTTCACTACCGCGCTGGCCGTTGTGGCCGCGGCGGAGCAGGCTGGCCGGGGCGTGATCCTGCTGGTGGCTCCGAAAACCGCAGCCACCGTCCACGGACTGCGACTTATCGCCGCGCTCCGTGGACTGGCGGACGGCGCCTCCGTTCCGGTAGCGGTGCAGCTGGACCATGCGTCCGATGTCGGGGTCATGGCCGACGCCGTCGCGGCGGGGGCGGATTCTGTCCTCGCCGATGGCTCGTACCTTCCGTACGAAGACAACATCGCCCTGGTCAGGGAGGCGCGCTCGCTGCTGGAGGCAAAGGGCTACGCCGGGATCGTGATTGAAGCGGAACTGGGCGGACTGGCAGGGGACGAGGACCGCGCCTTCGGGGCGGACCAGGCCGGCGTCCCCGCGGCGGGCCTGACCGACGCATCGCAAGTGGAGGACTTCGTGAGCCGGACAGGCGCTGATCTGCTGGCCGTCGCTGTGGGGAACGTGCACGGCAAGTACCAGGGCGAGCCGCAGCTCCGCTGGGACGTGCTCCAGGATATTGCCGTGCGCACGCATGTGCCCCTTGTCCTCCATGGCGCGTCAGGCATTCCGGCTGACGAATTGGTGAGGGCCGCTGCCATGAACGTCGGCAAGGTCAACTTCAACACGGAGCTACGCACCGGGGTCCTGTCCACACTGCAGGAGCAGCTGCCGGCGCACCGGGCCGACGGCGAGAACCTCCAGGGCCTGCTGGGTCATTGGAGCGGATCGGCCAGGGAGTTCGCCGCCGCCACGCTGGCCACGCTCATGCGCTGA
- a CDS encoding GntP family transporter — protein MNPLINTLMVGAADAPVIKPAVELGTPLLLTIAAAGVALLLLMIIRFKVQAFVALLTVSILVAVAAQIPLKDVFTVVSTGVGGTMGKVALLIALGAILGRMIEVSGGVQSLAAHFTEKLGAKRVAVALTAVGFLVAIPVFFEVGIIVLVPIVYAFSKIANVNPVKFGLPMAGIMLAIHVAVPPHPGIVAGAGVLGADIGLIAMISLIICVPLGFLSYWVASIMNRKEYDLLPSVRAQVDEFGSDSLIRAGHVGPGHNAVAPPRPGLIIFLIAAPIVQILLGTTGTLLIDKKDPLYGVAAFVGNPFLALLVAVGLSFFLLAVRRNWSLKDTGEIFEGALPPIASILMVVAAGGVFGGVLQVSGIGAALSDTLDTLGVPLLLLAFIISLALRAAQGSATVAIVTTTGLLSAAVANGGYTPAQIAVIVIAIGFGSLGLSHVTDAGFWVVVRYYGLTVSDGLRTWTVLTTILGLAGFILTYLAWILVGGLGV, from the coding sequence ATGAACCCCCTGATAAACACGCTGATGGTGGGGGCGGCCGACGCCCCCGTCATCAAACCGGCTGTGGAACTGGGAACTCCGCTGCTGCTCACCATCGCTGCAGCAGGCGTCGCTTTGCTGCTGCTCATGATCATCCGTTTCAAGGTCCAGGCCTTCGTGGCCCTCCTGACCGTGAGCATCCTCGTGGCTGTGGCCGCGCAGATCCCGCTCAAGGACGTCTTCACCGTGGTTTCCACCGGCGTGGGCGGCACCATGGGCAAGGTTGCCCTGCTCATCGCGCTGGGAGCCATCCTTGGCCGGATGATCGAAGTCTCCGGCGGCGTCCAGTCCCTGGCGGCACACTTCACCGAAAAGCTGGGCGCCAAACGGGTCGCCGTGGCCCTCACCGCTGTCGGCTTCCTGGTGGCCATCCCCGTGTTCTTCGAAGTCGGCATCATCGTGCTCGTGCCGATCGTGTACGCCTTCTCCAAGATCGCCAACGTGAACCCGGTCAAGTTCGGCCTGCCCATGGCCGGCATCATGCTCGCCATCCACGTGGCCGTTCCGCCGCACCCCGGCATTGTTGCCGGCGCCGGCGTGCTCGGTGCCGATATCGGACTGATCGCCATGATCTCCCTGATCATCTGTGTCCCTCTGGGTTTCCTCTCCTACTGGGTTGCCAGCATCATGAACCGCAAAGAGTACGATCTCCTGCCCAGCGTCAGGGCCCAGGTGGACGAGTTCGGCTCCGACTCCCTGATCCGCGCCGGTCACGTCGGCCCAGGCCACAACGCCGTAGCGCCGCCCCGTCCGGGCCTGATCATCTTCCTCATCGCCGCCCCGATCGTCCAGATCCTGCTGGGCACCACAGGCACGCTCCTCATTGACAAGAAGGACCCGCTCTACGGCGTTGCCGCCTTCGTCGGGAATCCCTTTCTGGCCCTCCTCGTCGCCGTCGGCCTGTCCTTCTTCCTGCTGGCCGTCCGGCGCAACTGGTCCCTCAAGGACACCGGCGAGATCTTCGAAGGCGCCCTGCCTCCCATCGCCTCCATCCTGATGGTGGTCGCCGCGGGCGGCGTGTTTGGCGGCGTCCTCCAGGTCTCCGGCATCGGTGCGGCCCTTTCCGACACCCTTGACACCTTGGGCGTGCCCCTTCTCCTGCTCGCCTTCATCATTTCCCTCGCCCTCCGCGCAGCCCAGGGTTCCGCCACCGTTGCGATCGTCACCACCACCGGCCTGCTCTCGGCGGCCGTGGCCAACGGCGGATACACTCCGGCCCAGATCGCCGTGATCGTGATCGCCATCGGCTTTGGTTCACTCGGCCTGTCCCACGTGACCGACGCCGGTTTCTGGGTCGTGGTGCGATACTACGGACTCACCGTGTCCGACGGACTCCGGACCTGGACCGTGCTCACTACGATCCTCGGACTTGCCGGGTTCATCCTGACCTACCTGGCCTGGATCCTGGTAGGAGGACTCGGCGTCTGA
- a CDS encoding NAD(P)-dependent oxidoreductase → MTSNYTVAVLGLGAMGLPMATRLASQLTVNGYDIAEPRLKLAADAGIHTFASAREASKGADALLLAVRNGEQLNDVLFGESGVGSVLEPGAVVILGSTVGTEAIPATVERLAEYGVELVDAPLSGGPKRAGEGDLLIVVGASPEAREKAGPVLELLASTLTVVGDKPGDGQALKTVNQLLCGIHIAAAAEAMALADALGLDQAKTLAALEAGAAGSFMLSNRGPRILEAYTEEGAEVLSRLDIFVKDMGIVGKATRAAGLAAPVAAAAEQLYLLGQAQGLAAADDSAVIKVVAPTKRTP, encoded by the coding sequence ATGACCAGCAACTACACCGTCGCCGTCCTGGGACTAGGCGCCATGGGCCTGCCCATGGCCACCCGCCTGGCCAGCCAGCTCACCGTGAACGGCTACGACATCGCCGAACCGCGCCTGAAGCTCGCCGCGGACGCCGGGATCCACACCTTTGCTTCCGCCCGGGAAGCCTCCAAGGGGGCAGACGCCCTGCTGCTTGCCGTCCGTAACGGCGAACAGCTCAACGATGTCCTCTTCGGCGAGAGCGGCGTTGGCTCCGTGCTTGAGCCGGGCGCCGTCGTGATCCTCGGCAGCACAGTGGGCACCGAAGCCATCCCGGCCACTGTTGAACGGCTGGCGGAATATGGCGTGGAACTCGTTGACGCGCCCCTCTCCGGCGGCCCCAAGCGTGCCGGCGAAGGTGACCTGCTGATCGTTGTGGGCGCATCTCCCGAGGCCCGGGAAAAGGCCGGCCCTGTCCTGGAACTGCTCGCCTCCACACTGACCGTGGTGGGCGACAAGCCCGGCGACGGGCAGGCACTCAAGACCGTCAACCAGCTCCTCTGCGGCATCCACATCGCCGCAGCGGCCGAAGCCATGGCCCTCGCTGACGCGCTGGGCCTGGACCAGGCCAAGACCCTGGCCGCGCTGGAAGCCGGCGCCGCAGGTTCCTTTATGCTCTCGAACCGAGGCCCCCGCATCCTTGAGGCCTACACCGAGGAGGGCGCCGAAGTGCTCAGCCGCCTGGATATCTTCGTCAAGGACATGGGCATCGTCGGAAAGGCCACCCGGGCCGCCGGCCTCGCCGCCCCCGTTGCCGCCGCGGCAGAGCAGCTATACCTCCTGGGCCAGGCCCAGGGTCTCGCCGCCGCAGATGACTCCGCCGTCATTAAGGTGGTTGCGCCCACGAAGCGCACGCCTTAA
- a CDS encoding four-carbon acid sugar kinase family protein, giving the protein MTLEAEILAAFPAEIQIPATLVAESLAAAGTASPRMLVVLDDDPTGTQSVSDLPVLTRWDVEDFIWAFGQAKPAVYVLTNTRSLDPAEAAARNREVVRNALAAAGTAQDIGSGNGALRLGFVSRSDSTLRGHYPLEPDVIAATVAEVSGEQTDGVVLVPAFPDAGRVTIGGVHYMRGSGPDAGSLNPVADTEFAKDASFGFANSEMAKYVEEKSGGRYGADSVIVLDLNVIRASTDPQITANAVADALDAATNSTPIVADIVTENDLRALALGLAEAERRGKKLLYRVGPPFVRARIGQEIRNELSGAEAYAGYTPSTAGGLIVVGSHVGVTTRQLKALTEQHSAARIVEIDAGKLLAAETGTDSAGDYLGHIVDTVVDALHGGDVILHTSRLLIKTEDPAESLRIARTVSAAVVAVVNRTLKTFPPRFVIAKGGITSSDVAAHGLEIRHAIVRGPMLPGIVSLWEPVDGPAKGIPYIVFAGNVGDDESLAQVTRKLSNTF; this is encoded by the coding sequence GTGACTCTTGAAGCAGAAATCCTGGCCGCCTTCCCGGCCGAGATACAGATCCCTGCCACTCTCGTGGCCGAGAGCCTCGCCGCAGCCGGTACCGCCTCTCCCCGGATGCTGGTAGTGCTCGACGACGACCCCACGGGTACCCAGTCCGTCTCCGACCTGCCCGTGCTCACCCGGTGGGACGTTGAGGACTTCATCTGGGCGTTTGGCCAGGCCAAGCCGGCCGTCTACGTTCTGACCAACACCCGCAGCCTGGATCCCGCAGAAGCGGCCGCCCGGAACCGGGAAGTGGTCCGCAACGCCTTGGCCGCCGCCGGGACTGCGCAGGATATCGGCTCAGGGAACGGTGCCCTCCGGCTGGGCTTTGTCAGCCGCAGTGACTCCACCCTTCGCGGCCACTACCCGCTGGAGCCGGACGTTATCGCCGCCACCGTGGCCGAGGTCAGCGGAGAACAGACCGACGGCGTTGTCCTCGTCCCGGCCTTCCCGGACGCCGGCCGGGTAACGATCGGCGGCGTGCACTACATGCGCGGCTCCGGTCCGGATGCGGGCAGCCTCAACCCGGTGGCAGATACCGAATTCGCCAAGGACGCCAGCTTCGGCTTCGCCAACTCCGAGATGGCCAAGTATGTGGAGGAGAAGTCGGGGGGACGCTACGGCGCCGATTCCGTGATTGTGCTGGACCTCAACGTCATTCGCGCCTCCACTGATCCACAGATCACTGCCAACGCCGTCGCCGATGCGCTTGACGCCGCCACCAACTCCACGCCGATCGTGGCGGACATCGTCACCGAGAACGATCTGCGCGCGCTGGCACTTGGCCTGGCGGAAGCCGAACGCCGCGGCAAGAAGCTCCTGTACCGCGTAGGACCGCCGTTTGTTCGCGCCCGGATCGGCCAGGAGATCCGTAATGAACTCAGCGGCGCCGAAGCCTACGCCGGTTACACTCCCTCCACCGCCGGCGGCCTGATCGTGGTGGGCTCCCACGTGGGCGTCACTACCCGGCAGCTCAAAGCGCTGACGGAGCAGCATAGTGCGGCCCGTATCGTCGAGATCGACGCCGGGAAACTCCTTGCCGCCGAAACCGGGACAGACAGCGCCGGGGATTACCTCGGCCACATAGTGGATACCGTGGTGGACGCGCTCCACGGCGGCGACGTCATCCTCCATACCAGCCGTCTGCTCATCAAGACCGAAGACCCGGCCGAAAGCCTGCGGATAGCACGCACGGTGTCCGCCGCCGTCGTGGCCGTCGTGAACCGCACGCTGAAAACGTTCCCGCCCCGGTTTGTCATTGCCAAGGGCGGCATCACCTCCTCGGACGTGGCCGCGCACGGCCTGGAAATCCGGCACGCCATTGTCCGCGGCCCCATGCTGCCGGGCATCGTCTCCCTCTGGGAGCCCGTGGACGGTCCAGCCAAGGGGATTCCGTACATCGTGTTCGCGGGCAACGTGGGCGACGACGAATCCCTGGCCCAGGTCACGCGCAAACTCAGCAACACCTTCTAA